TGCGCCGCGCGAGCCTTGCGTCATCGCCACCAGATAACAGCCGTAGCGTTCGTGCAATTTGCGCAGCGCCGCTTGCTCATCCATCGTGCCGCCTAGTTCATTCGCCAGCCCTTGCGAAGTGATCAGGCAATCTACCTGCGGCAGCAATTCGTCAATGCCGGGGTAGGCGGTGTCGAGATCAATGGTGACGATCATCCCGGCTTCATGCGCCCATTGCGCGGCTTGCAACGCCGCCCCGGTGTCGAAGCCGTCCAGGTGCAGCACGCGCGCATTGGTGATCCATTCGCGGCGCACCTCTTCGGGCGCGATGCGCGTGCGGTCGTCGTGATACCAGAGGATCGTGCGTTCGCCCGAAAACTGTTCGATGATGATGACCGCGCCCTGGGTCTTGGCGCCGACGGCGATCAGCACGTTGGAACAATCCACGCCCTCTTTTTGCAGCGATTCGATCAGCATCCGGCCTTCGTTGTCATAGCCGACTTTGCCGATGTAGCTGGCGCGCAAGCCCAGCCGCTGCGTGCCGACCATCGCCGACGAAACCTGGCCGCCCGCCATTTGTTGATGGCCGGTCAGCCGGACTTTGGTGTTGAAGTGCGGGAAACGCGGAATGCCGACCAGATGGTCTACGGCGTTGAGGCCGAAGCCGGCGACATCAAAAGGGCGGTCGGTGGGAAGGGTGAAGGCGAAGTTCATTGTGTGTCGAATTGAGGAATGGTTGTGAATTGCGCAAGTAAGCTGCTCATCGTTGTCTAAGCGCCTTAAACCCAAGCGCGAATTCGATGGCTGCCATAACCTCGCGCATGCGCGTGGTCGAGAGCGCGGTTACAAATTCATCAAGCGAGTCTTTGTGGATGGTTGATGTTATCCAAGTTGATGGCGCACTCAGTAAGCACGCCATCTTCGTAAGGCGTTAGCATCACTTCGGTAGGAATCTGGCGAATGCGCGTCGTGAGTGGTGCAACCGTGAGGTTAGTTAAAAACGAGCTGGCTGCATTGCGCGTCAGAATCAGCATGGGGCGTCGCTTATCTGGTGGCGGCAGAGAACACCAATACACCTCACCTTGGTTCATACGGCTCTCCCCACGCACGTATGGCGTCTATGCCATCAAACTCGCCAGGTTCCACCGGGTAACGAGCATATCCTGCGGCATGGCGGCGCTCTTGCGCGAGTTCTTCTTGCTGTTGCAAGGCGGCCTTGAGTGACTGCTGGATAAAGTCTGATCGTGTTAGCGCGAGTTCGCGAGTTAAGCGATCAATCTGCGCCAGCATTGCATCTTCGATTGTGACTTCGATTGTTTGCATAGGCTTTTACCGAGAGAAGTTTGCCATAATGTCGCAGCACAACCAATAGGCTGCGCCGCGACTAAGTTCCACTTCCTTGCCATGTCAACCGTGTCTCCGAATACAAGCTTTTGCAAAGCACCTATTCGATGTAATCAATCGTCACTTCCTCACCTCTGGCTAGTTTCAACACACTTTCTTCATCGGCAACCTGAAACTCTGAATAGGTAAGCTCATCTTTATTGCGTAATTGATTGGTTTGATCCCAATGCGAAACTGAAATGACCTTGCGAATGCCAGCGAAAAGCATTTCAGCAGGCTGGCCGTTCATAGTTAGGCTCTCATCTTTGTAGCCGGCTTCTTCGTTGGCCCAAGCCTCAGCTTTCTCCCACGCTTCTTGACCGTCTGAAGCTTCGATCAAATAGACATTCTCCCACACGGTAAAGCCATCTTGCGTACCGCTCTTCAGCTTAAAGTACATAATCGCGTGTGCGGCATACCAAGCCATCGCTTTACCTCATTCTGATGAATGGCTACTTCTTCTGCGCCAAAGCCTGCACCCGCATCGGCAACCCAAAGATATTGATGAAGCCCGCCGCGTCCTTCTGATCGTAACTCGCGCCCATCGTGAACGAGGCCAGATCGGGGCGATAGAGCGTGTTCGGCGAGGTGCGTCCGGCGACGATGATGTTGCCTTTGTACAGCTTCAGCTTGCACGAACCGCTGACCGGTTTCATCAGCGTATTCACGAAGGCATCCAGCGCCTCGCGCAGCGGCGTGAACCATTGACCGAAGTAGACCATCTCGGCGTATTTGTGCGCGACGATCTCTTTGTAATGCGCCGACTCGCGGTCGAGACAGAGCGATTCCAGTTCGCGCAAGGCGACCAGCAATTGCGTGCCGCCGGGCGTCTCATACACGCCGCGCGATTTCATGCCGACCAAACGGTTTTCGACCAGATCAATGCGGCCTACGCCGTGACGGCCACCGATTTCGTTGAGCTTTTCGAGCAGCGGAATCGGATCGAGGTGTTCGCCGTTGACCGAAACGGGCGTGCCTTGCTCGAAGCCGATTTCGACGTATTCGGGCGTGTCGGGCGCGTTTTCGGGCGAGACGCTCAATTCAAACATCGCTTCGTCGGGTTCGTTGGCGGGGTCTTCGAGAATGCCGCCCTCGTGCGAGAGGTGCCAGATGTTACGGTCGTGCGAATAGATTTTCTCACGGCTGGCCGTGATCGGAATCTGGCGTTCGTTGGCGTAATCAATCGCATCTTCGCGCGAGACGATGTCCCATTCGCGCCAGGGGGCGATGACCGGCAATTCTGGCGCGAGCGCCTTGAAGGTCAATTCAAAACGCACCTGATCGTTGCCCTTGCCTGTGCAGCCGTGCGAGAGTGCATCGCAGCCGGTTTGCTTGGCGATTTCGACCTGCTTTTTGGCGATGACCGGACGCGCGAACGAAGTGCCCAGCAGGTATTTGTGTTCGTAAACGGCCCCGGCCTTCAGCGTCGGCCAAATGTATTCGGTGATGAATTCGTGGCGCAGGTCTTCGACATAGCTTTCGCACGCGCCGGTCTTGAGGGCTTTCTCGTTGAGGCCGGTTAGCTCTTCGGCCTGGCCCACGTCACCGGCGATGGCGACGACTTCGCAACCGTAATTTTCTTTGAGCCACGGGATGATGATCGAAGTATCGAGGCCGCCCGAATAGGCCAGCCCGACTTTCTTGAAAGTTTGCGTCATTGCTTGCTCCGCTTTGAAAAGGTGATGTGAACGAAGCGCGCAGTATACACGCGGGGCGGGGAATTGCGGAACCGTTGAACCGCCAAAGTCGGGGCTGCCCAAATCTTTGCCACAGAGGCACGGAGGCACAGAGCGTAGAGCCAGGTCTGACAGGGAGATGTTGCAGTCGCGACCTATTTGGGTTGAGCAATCTCTCCGTTTTTTTCTGTGCCTCCGTGCCTATGTGGCGAACTCTTTTGAGAATGGACAATCTCCGCTGTCAAAGCAGGTTCCAAGGCTTGATTGACACCCCCGCAGCCTTCCCCTAGGCTAACGTTGCTTGTTTGAATCGCACACAAACTGTAATTTCAATCCATCTTTTTCCAAGCCGGAGGTCGCTTTATGAAATGCGGTCGTTTCGTTCTGAGTTTGATTTTGACGGCGCTGCTGATGCTCGCCGCGTGCGCTACGCAACCGGGCACTGCGCCGAACGGTAATACTGGCAACGACGTTGCCGTGACTGCCGAGGGCGCTGAAAAATTCATCGCTGACGCTGAGAAACGCTTTTCCGACGCGACGATCAAATTGAGCCGCGCCAGTTGGGTCAAAAGCAATTTCATCACCGATGACACCGAAGCCATCGAAGCCAACCAGAATGAGGCATTCATCGCGCTGGGGACGGACTTGGCCGAAACCGCGCGCAAGTTCGACGGCGTGAACCTTTCGCCCGATGCCGCCCGCAAATTGAAATTGATGAAGCTGGCGCTCACGCTGCCTGCGCCAAAAGACGCCAAAGAGCGCAAGGAACTGACCGAAGTCGCGGCCTCGATGGAAGGCGATTACGGCAAAGGCAAGTACTGCCCGGACGGCCCGGATAAGAAATGCCTGAGCCTCGGCGATCTCGAAAAAATCCTGGCCGAAAGCCGCAACCCCGAAGAGTTAAAGAAAGCCTGGCTTGGTTGGCACGCCATCTCGCCCAAGTATCGCCCGCGTTATGTGCGCTTTGTCGAATTGGCGAATAAGGGCGCGAAGGAGATGGGCTTCAAAGATGTCGGCGCGATGTGGCGGACGAATTACGACATGGAGCCGGACGCCTTTGCCGCCGAGATGGAACGGTTGTGGACGCAGGTCAAACCGCTTTATGAATCGCTGCACACCTATGTGCGCGCCAAGCTGCGGCAGAAATACGGCGACGCGGTGGTGCCTGCCAACGGCCCTATCCCAGCGCACCTGCTCGGCAATATGTGGGCACAACAATGGGGCAACATTTACGACGTGGTGAAACCCGCTACCGCATCTGCTGGGGCAGGAGGTCAGACCTACGACCTGAGCAAAATCTTGCAAGCGCGCAAGACAGACGCCAAACAGATGGTCAAATACGGCGAAGGCTTTTTCACCTCGCTGGGCTTTGAAACTTTGCCGTCAACGTTCTGGGAACGCTCGCTGTTTACCAAGCCGCAAGACCGCGATGTCGTTTGCCACGCCAGCGCCTGGGATATTGATAACCAGCACGACGTGCGCATCAAGATGTGCATCAACATCAACGAAGAAGACTTCACCACGATTCACCACGAACTCGGTCACAACTTTTATCAAATGGCTTATGCGCCGCAAGCGCCGCTTTACCAGGACAGCGCAAACGACGGTTTTCACGAAGCCATTGGCGACACGATTGCTCTGTCGGTTACGCCGGAGTATCTGAAACAGCTTGGCCTGATTGATAAAGCGCCCGACACCAGCGCCGACATTCCGCTGTTGTTAAAGCTGGCGCTGGACAAAGTCGCGTTCCTGCCGTTCGGTTATTTGGTGGATCAATGGCGCTGGAAAGTCTTTGCGGGCGAGACGGGCGCGGGCGATTACAACAAACTCTGGTGGGATTTGCGTGAGCGCTATCAGAACGTTGGCGCGCCCGCCCCGCGCAGCGAACAGGATTTTGACGCGGGCGCAAAATATCACGTCGCCAGCAATACGCCGTATGCACGTTACTTCCTGGCCGCCTTGTTGCAATTCCAATTTCACCGCGCACTTTGCAAAGAAGCGGGCAACACCGGGCCACTCAATCGCTGTTCGATCTATGGCAACAAGGCTGCGGGCGCGAAGCTGAAATCCATGCTCGCGCTGGGCAAGAGCAAACCCTGGCCCGAAGCGCTCAAAGCCATGACCGGCGAAGACAAGATGGACGCGACCGCGATCATTGATTATTTCGCGCCGCTCAAAACCTGGCTGGATGCGCAGAACAAGGCGCTGCTCGCAACCAAGTAACTTTTCCTGCCCACGCAGCCACACGAAGGTTCACGAAGGAACGGACAGATGAAATGTCTTCTTCGTGTTTCCTTTGTGTGGCTTCGTGGGCAAAATTCTTATGAAAATCGAGACTCTCGCCGTCCAGGCTGGCCACACCACCGATCCGACAACCGGAGCCGTCGCCCCACCGCTCGTCCTCTCGACCACATTCGAGCGCGATGCGCAAAACAACCCGCTCGGCGCTTACGTCTATTCGCGCAGCGAAAATCCCAATCGCCTCGCGCTAGAAGAAGCTTTTACTGCAATGGAAGGCGGCGCGGCTTCGGCGGCTTTCGCTTCAGGCCAAGCCGCCACGATGAGCGTGATGCACGCGCTTTCAACCGGCGATCACGTCATTGCGCCGACCGATATTTATTATGGCACGCGCGCTCAGGCTGATTTGCTCTATGCGCGCTGGGGCTTGCAAGCCACTTTTGTAGACACGACTGACCTCGATCAAATCAAAGCCGCCTTGCGCCCCAACACCAAACTCATCTGGATCGAAACGCCTTCGAATCCGCGTTTGCACATCACCGACATTGCCGCCGTCGCTGACATCGCGCATCACCACGGCGCGGTGCTCGCCTGTGACAACACCTGGGCGACGCCGCTGCTGACGCGGCCGTTCGAGTTCGGCGCCGATCTCGTGATGCATTCGACGACCAAGTATTTCGGCGGGCACAGCGATGTGCTTAGCGGTTGCATCGTCGCGCGCGAACAGAACGAATACTTTGAACGCATCCGTACCTTTCAGATTCAAGGTGGCGCGGTCGCCTCGCCCTTTGATTGCTGGCTACTGTTGCGCAGCCTGCCGACGATGCCCGCCCGCGTCCAGATTCAATCCCAAAATGCGGCGAAGTTGGCCGAAGCCTTGAACCGCAATGCGCGGCTGACGACTGTGCATTACCCTGGCTTGCCCACGCATCCTGGCCACGCGATTGCGGCGCGGCAGATGAAAAATTTTGGCGGGATGCTTTCGATTGAGGTAGCGGGTGGACGCGAGGCGGCATTGGCGGTTGCGGGCCGCGTACAAATTTTCAAACGCGCCACCAGCCTCGGCGGTGTCGAAAGCCTGCTCGAACATCGTGCCACCGTCGAAGGGCCGGACTCGACGACGCCCGACAATTTGTTGCGGCTTTCGATTGGTTTGGAACATGCGGATGATTTGCTGGCGGATTTGATGCAGGCGCTGGATTGAAAAGAACCCAAGAGAGCTTTTGCGGCAAGCCGAGAATCTTCTGGCGTTCTTCGGCTATAGAATTTCAGTGATGGGAGTTTCCAATGAGCCAAACCAAAATCAATCTCGGCAATGTGCGCGTTGCCAGTCCGTGCCCAAAGAAATGGGAAGAAATGGCGGGCGATGAGCGTGTGCGTTTCTGTTCGCACTGTCAGCTTAACGTTTACAACTTTTCGGCAATGACAAAGGCCGAGGCGGAAAGCTTTCTGTTGAAAGCAGAGGGCCGCGTCTGTGGCCGGTTTTATCGGCGTGCTGACGGTACGATGCTGACGCAGGATTGCCCGGTTGGGTTGCGGGCTGTCAGGCAGCGTGTCTCGCGTTTGGCAGCCACTGCATTTTCTGCTGTCGTTGGGTTATTTACTGGCGCGGGATTCGCGCAGCAAATTCAGAGCGAGACGAAAGCTGATATTCAACGCAGTCTGCGGCGCTATGATCAGCCATCAATTCAAGGGACAGTCTATGATCAGTCGCGTGCGGTGATTGCGGGTGCAAGAGTGATGGCAACCCAGCAACAGACCAAAAAGGTGACTCACACAAACACAAACGAAGCTGGCCGCTTCCGCTTCGTTGATTTACCTGCCGGTGAGTATGAAATTACTGTCGAGTCGCAAGGATTTATCAAACTCTCTATGACGGAATTGAAACTGACGGATGATGAAACGATCACTTTAGACGCAACGATGAGGGTAGGTGAGGCAACAATGGGCGCTATGCTTGTACTTGAGCCACCCCTAATCCCAACCAACGATACCGTTTTGCCAACCACCCTAATTCGCAAAGATAAACCACGTCAGTAAACGCGCGCTTTTCCGCTAGCCCAGCCATTCCGGCTGGGCTAGCGGAAAAATTTGCGTGGGTACCAATGCTTAGTGACCAATTGAGGAAACAGCAGTGGTGACGGGTTTCACCGGCTGCCCATCCACCGTGTAGTTGATAAAGCCGATCATCATCTCGTCATAGGTCGGCTGGCCGAAGCGCACTGCTTTGGTCGGGTCAGGGTTGAACCTATTCTTCGCCGAGTTGTCGAAATCACCCGTCACCAGAAACTTCGTGCCCTTCGGAATCGCCAGCGGCCGTTGCGGGACGTAGGTCGTTTGCCAGGCGAAGCTATAGTTGGGCACGTTCAGCAAAACTTCTGTGCGGCCATCCGGGTAAAAGACTTTGTATTCCATCGCCGCCCCGCGATAGTGCATATGCGGCGTCAGTGAATGCAGGTGAATATCTTCCTGCGCCGTCCAGCAGCCAGTCACGCGGTGATGCGCTGCGCCGGGCGGAATCTGGAAGTAGGTGTTGCCGATGCCGCGCGTGACAGCGAGTTGCTTGGGCAATTCTTTAGCGAAGATGACGCCCACGCTCGAACGGTCTTTTTCCACGGCGCCCGCAACCTTTGAGTAATGGACTTCAAGCCGAATTTTTGAACCGGCGGGAACCTTGATGCCGATGCCGGTTTCAAACAGGTCGCCACTCGAACCCGGCGCGAAGCCAGCCAACGCCGTCAACACTGCTTCCTGGCCGCTGCCATCGCGCTTAAAGCCGATGCCGCCACTCTTGGTCACGCAGCCATCGTCGTAAATGGGCGCGTCCGTCTTAACCCGTTGCAAAAACCCTTCCTGATAAAAGATCGCCTCCTTTTCGGCCTCAGCCCGCAACTTGGCGAGTTCTTCCGGGCTCGGTTTGGGACGGTCGCTCTTGGGCGGCGGTGGCACGATGTAAGCAATGATGTGATGCACGATCTTGCGATTGCCGGGCCGCGCCTCGGCCTTGAGCACATACCGGTCTTCGGTGAAATTCAGCGGAATCTCGAAGTTTTGATATTCGTCAGGACCGCTGGCATCGAGCGTGAATTCATTTGGCATGGTCAGCACCAGATCAGGCTTGCCGATACGCCAGCCCTCGACAAATTGCGGTGCGGGCGGCAAATCTTTGGCCTTGCCTTCGGGCGCGCCGCTGTCCGCCCAAGCCGCAATCTTCTCAATCTCGGTCTGGCTCAAACGCCGGTCGTTGGCCCACGCGCCCACGTGCGGGTCGGCGTGCCAGGGCGGCATCTGGCGGCTGACGACCTGCTCGCGGATGGACTTGGCCCAGGGGCGCGCGTCTTTGTAACTCATCAGCGAGAAGGGCGCGGCCTCACCGGGGCGATGGCACTCGGTGCAGCTTTTGAAAAGGATCGGGGCGATGTCTTTGTTAAACGTCACAGGCGTAACGGGCGGTTTGGTGCTGGCGGCGCTCTGCGCGATCCAGCCCAGCCCTGCGAACAAGGCCAGTGCAACCGCGCTGACCGGACTGATCCAAGGGTGGCGAAGTCTATTTAATGTCATAGTGAGTTGCTCCTTTCTGAAACGTGATTGGTGATGAAGAGGTCCCGGTGGTTTGTGCCGGTCGCAAAAACGCCCCTTTGCTGTTGCATTACTGGCGGCTTGTTTTGCGGGCGGCGTAGCTCGCAGTAACAGAGCCAGAGCACCCCACCGAACCAAATGAGCAGCCCGGCGCAGGCCAGACCACTGAGCAGTAAGGAGAGGAATTCCAGCGCACCCATCAGCCACATCTGCGTGGCTTGTAAGCTCTCAATCATTTCAACTGGCATGGTGAACCTCCTCTGGGAAAGGTCGTTGCTGATTTCGCGAGCAGGCGGCAAGTCCCGGCATCCGCCACGTTGCGCCTGCGTTTTTCTGTCGGCAATTGAGAGAGCGGAAAAGCCGTGCGCATCCCCTCACGATTCGTGAAAAAAATTGTTGTGCTTGGGCGCGAGTGCTAGACTGCGCCGCGTTTGGCCCAACCAGCAGTACCTTTCAAGGCCGAGGCTTCCAGAAATACCGGCACCGACAGCAAACGACTAGGAGGTGCGCATGGCAGACAATATCACGCAATTGCTACGGGATTGGGGCGCGGGTGATCAGCGCGCGTTGGATCAGTTAATGCCACTGGTCTATGACGAATTGCGCCGTTTGGCCCGCCGCCATTTACGGCACGAATTGCACCAGCACAGCCTGCAACCGACCATGCTCGTGCACGAAGCCTACCTGCGGTTGGCCGATCAACCGCAAGTCAGTTGGGAAAATCGCGCGCAGTTCTTTGGGCTGGCCGCCAAGCTCATGCGCAACATTCTGGTGGATCATGTCCGCGCACGGCAGGCTGACAAACGCGGCGGCGGGGCGTTGCAGGTTTCGCTCAGCGCCGTTGATCAACTGGGCCGCGTTGCGCAAGAGCCGGAAGTGGAATTGCTAGCGCTGGATGCCGCGTTGGAACGTTTGGCCGCGTACAGCCCACAACACAGCCGGTTGGTGGAATTGCGTTTCTTCGGCGGACTGACGATTCCCGAAACGGCAGAAGTCATGGGCCTTTCACACGCCACGGTCGAACGCAATTGGACTTTTGCCCGCGCCTGGCTGCGCAATGAATTGAGCAGATGATTTCAGGTACGGTACGGAGAGCGGTTGCGACCTAATTGTTCGACAAGCTGCCAGCTTGTCGCGGCGTGGCCGTTGAACTATAGAAGCGCTACACCAAGATGCCCGGAATGCGCCGGTACAGAACCGGGAGCGATAGCGACTGGGTAACGCGGCGTGAAACCTCTGCGGAGTACCCGGTCGCTATCGCTCCCGGTTCCGTACCGCTGGCTTTCCTACCCGACATCTTGGTGTGTTTCCCCTATAGATCGGTTTGCAATTGCGTGTACGGTTTGTCGTCCCGGCTTTAGCCGGAAGATTGGCAAGCTTTCCGGCTAATGGTCTTTGAAAAATAGGTTTAACAAAACGTACTGCCAAGGGTAAGGCAGGTTAATAACCTGCCTTACTCCTGAACGCTATTCTGGCCGCGCTGAGTGTTCGCTGCCAAGGGTAAGGCAGGTTATTAACCTGCCTTACCGACTTCTGTTAAATCAATTTTTCAAAAGCCATAAGCTGGGACTACAAACCCGTACATTGATCTGCAAACTGATCTAATGGGCTAGCAGCCGGACTTCGACAAGCTGGCAGCTTGTCGGACATCCAAGCGACCGGCTTAGCTGGATGGCCAATCGCTGCCTAAACATTCGGAGACAATTACCAAATGAAACCGCTTCCCAACCAAGCCCGAGTCGAAGCCCTCTTTCATGGAACGCTGGAACAGCAACCGGCAGCGCGCGCCGCCTTTCTCTCACATGCCTGCGCGGGGGAT
This is a stretch of genomic DNA from Acidobacteriota bacterium. It encodes these proteins:
- a CDS encoding carbohydrate kinase family protein codes for the protein MNFAFTLPTDRPFDVAGFGLNAVDHLVGIPRFPHFNTKVRLTGHQQMAGGQVSSAMVGTQRLGLRASYIGKVGYDNEGRMLIESLQKEGVDCSNVLIAVGAKTQGAVIIIEQFSGERTILWYHDDRTRIAPEEVRREWITNARVLHLDGFDTGAALQAAQWAHEAGMIVTIDLDTAYPGIDELLPQVDCLITSQGLANELGGTMDEQAALRKLHERYGCYLVAMTQGSRGALAFVENQFIASSAFRPPVIKDTTGAGDAFRAGFIYGLCKGMNIEETMRAANAVAALQCREFGARDGLPTAAELQAFLT
- a CDS encoding type II toxin-antitoxin system PemK/MazF family toxin, with the translated sequence MNQGEVYWCSLPPPDKRRPMLILTRNAASSFLTNLTVAPLTTRIRQIPTEVMLTPYEDGVLTECAINLDNINHPQRLA
- a CDS encoding ribbon-helix-helix protein, CopG family translates to MQTIEVTIEDAMLAQIDRLTRELALTRSDFIQQSLKAALQQQEELAQERRHAAGYARYPVEPGEFDGIDAIRAWGEPYEPR
- a CDS encoding DUF4288 domain-containing protein gives rise to the protein MAWYAAHAIMYFKLKSGTQDGFTVWENVYLIEASDGQEAWEKAEAWANEEAGYKDESLTMNGQPAEMLFAGIRKVISVSHWDQTNQLRNKDELTYSEFQVADEESVLKLARGEEVTIDYIE
- a CDS encoding argininosuccinate synthase; its protein translation is MTQTFKKVGLAYSGGLDTSIIIPWLKENYGCEVVAIAGDVGQAEELTGLNEKALKTGACESYVEDLRHEFITEYIWPTLKAGAVYEHKYLLGTSFARPVIAKKQVEIAKQTGCDALSHGCTGKGNDQVRFELTFKALAPELPVIAPWREWDIVSREDAIDYANERQIPITASREKIYSHDRNIWHLSHEGGILEDPANEPDEAMFELSVSPENAPDTPEYVEIGFEQGTPVSVNGEHLDPIPLLEKLNEIGGRHGVGRIDLVENRLVGMKSRGVYETPGGTQLLVALRELESLCLDRESAHYKEIVAHKYAEMVYFGQWFTPLREALDAFVNTLMKPVSGSCKLKLYKGNIIVAGRTSPNTLYRPDLASFTMGASYDQKDAAGFINIFGLPMRVQALAQKK
- a CDS encoding M2 family metallopeptidase, translated to MKCGRFVLSLILTALLMLAACATQPGTAPNGNTGNDVAVTAEGAEKFIADAEKRFSDATIKLSRASWVKSNFITDDTEAIEANQNEAFIALGTDLAETARKFDGVNLSPDAARKLKLMKLALTLPAPKDAKERKELTEVAASMEGDYGKGKYCPDGPDKKCLSLGDLEKILAESRNPEELKKAWLGWHAISPKYRPRYVRFVELANKGAKEMGFKDVGAMWRTNYDMEPDAFAAEMERLWTQVKPLYESLHTYVRAKLRQKYGDAVVPANGPIPAHLLGNMWAQQWGNIYDVVKPATASAGAGGQTYDLSKILQARKTDAKQMVKYGEGFFTSLGFETLPSTFWERSLFTKPQDRDVVCHASAWDIDNQHDVRIKMCININEEDFTTIHHELGHNFYQMAYAPQAPLYQDSANDGFHEAIGDTIALSVTPEYLKQLGLIDKAPDTSADIPLLLKLALDKVAFLPFGYLVDQWRWKVFAGETGAGDYNKLWWDLRERYQNVGAPAPRSEQDFDAGAKYHVASNTPYARYFLAALLQFQFHRALCKEAGNTGPLNRCSIYGNKAAGAKLKSMLALGKSKPWPEALKAMTGEDKMDATAIIDYFAPLKTWLDAQNKALLATK
- a CDS encoding aminotransferase class V-fold PLP-dependent enzyme → MKIETLAVQAGHTTDPTTGAVAPPLVLSTTFERDAQNNPLGAYVYSRSENPNRLALEEAFTAMEGGAASAAFASGQAATMSVMHALSTGDHVIAPTDIYYGTRAQADLLYARWGLQATFVDTTDLDQIKAALRPNTKLIWIETPSNPRLHITDIAAVADIAHHHGAVLACDNTWATPLLTRPFEFGADLVMHSTTKYFGGHSDVLSGCIVAREQNEYFERIRTFQIQGGAVASPFDCWLLLRSLPTMPARVQIQSQNAAKLAEALNRNARLTTVHYPGLPTHPGHAIAARQMKNFGGMLSIEVAGGREAALAVAGRVQIFKRATSLGGVESLLEHRATVEGPDSTTPDNLLRLSIGLEHADDLLADLMQALD
- a CDS encoding carboxypeptidase regulatory-like domain-containing protein encodes the protein MSQTKINLGNVRVASPCPKKWEEMAGDERVRFCSHCQLNVYNFSAMTKAEAESFLLKAEGRVCGRFYRRADGTMLTQDCPVGLRAVRQRVSRLAATAFSAVVGLFTGAGFAQQIQSETKADIQRSLRRYDQPSIQGTVYDQSRAVIAGARVMATQQQTKKVTHTNTNEAGRFRFVDLPAGEYEITVESQGFIKLSMTELKLTDDETITLDATMRVGEATMGAMLVLEPPLIPTNDTVLPTTLIRKDKPRQ
- a CDS encoding cytochrome c, with amino-acid sequence MTLNRLRHPWISPVSAVALALFAGLGWIAQSAASTKPPVTPVTFNKDIAPILFKSCTECHRPGEAAPFSLMSYKDARPWAKSIREQVVSRQMPPWHADPHVGAWANDRRLSQTEIEKIAAWADSGAPEGKAKDLPPAPQFVEGWRIGKPDLVLTMPNEFTLDASGPDEYQNFEIPLNFTEDRYVLKAEARPGNRKIVHHIIAYIVPPPPKSDRPKPSPEELAKLRAEAEKEAIFYQEGFLQRVKTDAPIYDDGCVTKSGGIGFKRDGSGQEAVLTALAGFAPGSSGDLFETGIGIKVPAGSKIRLEVHYSKVAGAVEKDRSSVGVIFAKELPKQLAVTRGIGNTYFQIPPGAAHHRVTGCWTAQEDIHLHSLTPHMHYRGAAMEYKVFYPDGRTEVLLNVPNYSFAWQTTYVPQRPLAIPKGTKFLVTGDFDNSAKNRFNPDPTKAVRFGQPTYDEMMIGFINYTVDGQPVKPVTTAVSSIGH
- a CDS encoding sigma-70 family RNA polymerase sigma factor, coding for MADNITQLLRDWGAGDQRALDQLMPLVYDELRRLARRHLRHELHQHSLQPTMLVHEAYLRLADQPQVSWENRAQFFGLAAKLMRNILVDHVRARQADKRGGGALQVSLSAVDQLGRVAQEPEVELLALDAALERLAAYSPQHSRLVELRFFGGLTIPETAEVMGLSHATVERNWTFARAWLRNELSR